In the Pectinatus sottacetonis genome, AACGTATCATTGCATTGTAATAAATCATATCCAGCTTTTATAATTCGCAATGAATAATCGTCATCTTCAAAATTTCCTGGGAAAAATTGTTCATCTAAAAATCCAACCTTATCCACCACAGACTTTTTTATCAACATGCAAAATCCTATAAGTTTGACTTTTTCTTGCCACTTTTGGGAATTACTAATTTGATTGTAATTTTTCCCAAATTCAAGCATTTTAAAAAAGTTATCACTTTCATAATTAACATTTATAGCTTGCAGATTTGAACAACTATTACTTACAGGACCAACTGCCCCTATTTTATCTGAGCTATATAAAGCTATTCTCAAATTTCTAAGCCAATTAGGCATAACTATAGTATCATTATTAAGCAATAATATTTCCGTTCCATTAGATTTTCTTATTCCCTGATTACAACCAGCAGAAAACCCCTTATTTTCAGAGTTGAAAATACATTTAATATCTTTTTGTTTACGAAGCCATTCAGTTGTTTGATCAGTAGATGCATTATCAACAACAATAATTTCATATTTTAAAGCATTAGTGTGTCTTCTTATGCTTTTAACACAAAGTTTTGTATATTCCAACTGGTTATGTGTTAATAATATTATACTTGTTTTTCGAAGCATTAATAATATCTCCATTTTAGCAAAAATTTTAACAAACAATATAATGTAACTTGTTTAATTAATTTAAATAACAAATAAAAAATCTCACAACTACTTATTTACATATAAAAGCACAAACTAATTAATTTTTAATATAATTAGTTGATAAAGAATGAATAACCCACATAAGGTTATTCATTCTTTATTTTATCTAATAGCATAAAATCAACAGTTGGCATTTTTATAGCATAGTCAAAAGCTTTTTCTTTATCATTCTGCCGTAATGATAATTGCACTAAATTACGCAACGTTCCTTCATCATATTCATCTATAGAAAATGCTGTTTCGAGGAGCATTTGTGACGCTGGTAAATTATTATCAAAATAGCAATTTGCTGCTGCTGCATTAAGTTTTTTTAATTTTTCGACAAGTGATGTGTTTTCCTGTAATATATTATCACGTATAGCTTCTATATCAGTCTTATTATTTATAGTGGGAGCATCATTACTAGTGGTATTTTGGGCTATCTTGTGTTCCTCAAATCCCCCTGGTTTTTCCGGTGCGGTTTCAGAACTTCCTGCCAATTCATCATTTATCATTTGTTCAATGGAATCAGCTGCCATTTGTGCTGACTGCAGTGACCCCGAATTCATCATAGTTTCAGTATCATCTATAATTTCATCTTTATCAGCAGAATTATCATTAAAATTATCCTGCTGGAAATTGTTGTCATTATCTTCTGTAAACGCATCCACATCATCTATATCTGCTTCATCTTTTTCCATCTTCTTGGCGATATATGGATATTTTTGCGATATTATATCTGCATCATAAGACAATTCAACTACCAAAGTCATATCACCTATAAGTTCATTATCTTCATCGGAAATGTCTTTTTGCAGTTTCAGTGCTGCATTTAATGCACCTGCCATCTTTTCTGTAGCATTATTATCTGAATATATTTTAGCCAGGAGCACATAAGCTTTACCTGTTTCTTGTATTTTTATTGAATTATAGGCCCATTTTTCCGCTCTTTGATAGTCACGATTTACATAATATATCTCTGCAAGGTCAAGCATTAAATCATAGTCTGTATGCCCAGCATTAAACAAACTGATTATTTTTTCCATAGCTGCATTATATTTTTTTTCTTCTAACAGTTTTTTTATTTCAATACGGCATTTATCAACATCATGTTCAGAAACTATCTTATCAATTTTTAAATCATTATACGACAAATTATTTACATTACTCATGCCTGATCTCCCTTGTAAATTTTTCATAATACGCTTTTTACTCTTTCCCATGTGTACCCACCTTATATAAACATTTATATTAATTTACTACGAATAGTAAAAAAGACTTTTTGGTAATTACTTGGCAAAATAAGCTTTATTTCTTCCGACAAAGTTTTACCGTTACCTTGCAATATAGCTGATAATATTATTCTATAAGTACTATCGAGTGTATTAGCTGTTAGTTCCGTTAACTCTTTATATTGTCCATCTAAAAAAAGTCGTAAATTTTTATCTATAATTATTTTTTTATTTGGCAGAAATTTTTCATAGTGCTGAATTAATTTTCTATCACCGAAACTCTTGAAATATTGTAATAAAAATTGTAAATCCTCACCGCTGTGATTATATATTTTATCTAATAATTTTATTCTTGCCAAAACTGGATAACACCTTATTAAACGACAAAAATCTCCGAAAAACTTTGAATAATGGTTTTTCTGCAGAGACATGACATAATATTTTACTGCTGCCATATTATCCTTCTTTAATGCATTGATTTGCGCTAAAATGCCATATAACATAAATAAATAATTATCCATTTTTGAAGCAGTCAGTTGTTCTGTATCAGCATAAAGCAGCAGTGCCTTATGCAAATATTTTTCAGCATTACTAAATTTATTCTCGCTGAATAGCATAATCCCCTTCTTATAATTCAAATCTGGTGATTTAGGAAATCTTTTTAAACCTTCTGCCAACACCTTCTCTACTTCGTTATGGGAGCAGCCTGCTAATTCAAGTGCATCAATGTACTGTATAAAAACATATACCTCTGCTCCCAGCATGTTTATCCCGCTATTAATAAATTCTTGCAGATAATAAATAGTTTTTTCATACTGTTTCAAGCCAAAATAACATGTTGCTAAATATGGATAGAGTTTCTTATCTTCACCATGCCGGTTTATCTGCTGTTGTAAAATAATTAAATTGCGTTCCAATTTTGTCGCATTCACTGAAGCCGAATACCCCGTGTGATAAGCATATATTTCGGCAGGCAGTGCTGCTAAACGCAGACTTCTGCCCTTATTTTTCAATTCTTCGTGAATTGCTCCTTCATATGCAATACCTGGCTTATTTTTAAAAATACGCAATTGATAAAAACTACTGAGAAATTTATTGTTTTTATCCTTGTCTATATTAACTAGTTTGCATAAGAAAGCTTCTATATCATCATTATGAAGGAAAATAAGCAGCTGTTGTTGCAGCTGTTTTGCTACAGTTTCAGAAAAATACTCATCGGCGTCAAAAAACAAAACCCAATCACCCTTAGCTTTACTTATGGCATAATTCTTAGCAGCAGCAAAATCATCCTGCCAGATGAAATCATATACTTTGGCTCCAGCTCTGCTGCTCATTTGTTTAGTATCGTCAGCTGATCCTGTATCTACTACTATAAGTTCATCAGCTATTTTTTTCATACAACACAACCACGTTTGTATGTTTACTGCTTCATTTTTTACAATCACGCAGGCACTTATCTTCATAAAATATTTTCCTCTCACCAGGGCATTAACCTATTGCTTTAATTTATTTTTAACTTGATAAAAAGCTGTTTGGTAACCTTGCGGTAGTATACATTTAACTCCAGGCGGCATATCTGCCTTCTTATCCAAAATATCCATAATTATATTTTTATAATTTTTATTAAGAACAGCAGCAAAATTTTCTGCTGCCAAATTATAATTGCCCCCACAAAAATATTTAACTATTTTATCCGTCGATGATAAACTATCAGGTTGATAAAGTTCCTTATAATAAAGATATAATTCATCTGCGCCAATATCTTTTAATGTTCTGAGTAAAAAATCTTTATTCTCTTTTTGATAAATTTTATTTAGGAATTTTATTTTTACTTTATTGGATCTTGTCTTAATTATTTTATAAAAATTGTCGAAAAATTGTCGGACACAGGGATCTTTCTGTAATGATTTAACATACCATTTTACTGCCTGCTCCGTTGTTCCCTTTAAAGAAGCTATATCTCCCAATAATCCATAAAGCAAAAAAAACGATCTATCCATATTGGAAGAAGATATTTGTTCTTTAGTTGCATATAATTTAAGTGATTTATTTAAATAGGTTTCTGCTTCTATATACTTTTTATCTTCATATAATAAAAATCCCTTCTGATAGTTAAGATCCGATGATTCAGGATATTTTTCAAGACCCTTATTAACAACTGCCTTAATATCTGGTTTCGGCTTATCAAGTATACACAGAGCATTAATGCATTGCAGGTACACGTCAATGTCACTGCCTATCAATATTACGCCGCTTTCAATAAGTTTCTTATCATAATAAACAGCCTTGTCATATTCTTTTAATCCATAATAGCAGTCTGCCAACGGCTTATAATAAGCAATAGTTTCACCATGCAATGCTATGTCCTGCTGCATTAATTTTAAATTTCGTTTTATTTTTTGCAAATTAACTTTTGCCGAATAACCTGTATGGTATATATATATATCCCGCGGCAAAACCAGTAACTGTGGTGTAGCATCGTTATATTTTAACATTTCATGTACTACACCCTTATAACGAAGTCCCGGCATATTTCTAAAAATACGCAGCTGATAAAAACTGCCCATAAATTTGTTATTATTATCTCTATCAATATTAATCAAACGACACATTAAAGCATTTACTGCTTGATTATTATTAATCTTATCAAGCTCTTTTATAATTTTTTGCCCCATATCATCAAGAAAATATTCATCCGCATCTAAAAACAATATCCATTCACCGACAGCTCTGTCAATCGCATAATTTTTAGCCGCTGCAAAATCGTCACGCCAGGCAAAGTCATATACAACTGCTCCTGCATCATGTGCTATCTGCCGTGTATTATCACTAGAGCCCGTATCCACTACAATCATTTCATCTGCTATTTCTCGCATACCGGCAAGCCACGTAGGCAGATTTTCTGCTTCATTTTTAGTAATTACGCAGGCTGATATTTTTACCATTTGCCGTTTCTCCGATCTTTTATCCATGCAAGGTAGGAACTTATTATTTCTTTTGAATACCCTGTCTTACCAGCCTGCAGAAAATATTTTTCCGCTGTATCCAGTTCATCTAAATAATAAAAACAACAAGCATAATTATATAGTAACTCAGCATCAAACTGAGCATTTTTCATACATTTTAATAAATGATATGCTGCCTTCCATTTATTTTCCTTTAATAGATCAGTAATTATTTTTTTTTGTAACACAAGCGAAAATTTATCTGCAAGCAATGTATACTTTTCTATGACATTATCTGATGCATGTTTTAAAATCATTGGCCATAAAGTTTCATACGTATTTGCATCATTATCCGATAAAACCGGACTATCAGAAAAAAACTGCCAAACCAATCTTGCTATTGCATCAGGTAAAAACCTAAGATATTTTTTATCCAATACAGGTTGTGACAAAATTGCCACAAATAACCATTGTATATTATCAACAGTTTTATTTATTATATCATCATCTAGTATCTTTTCTTCCATATAAGTTTTCGCCTCTTCTTTATTACCTTCTGCTAAATTCCTTTCCAGCATAGTATTATTTATATTTGTACTTTCAGACAATTTTTTCGTACATTTTTCTTTTTTCGCACAATTTATTTGTCGTAAGCAGTTTTGTGCAGTTGGCAAATACATTGAAAACGATGTACTGTCTTTTATGGTTAATTCGATGTTTTTTTTATTTATATCCAGTGCCTGTATAAGATATTTTTCTGCCAGTTTCTCTTTACCATTATTAAATAATACTATTCCAGTCAATGCATAAAAATCCGGTAATTCGGGAAATTTATCAATAGCCTTTTTCAACTCTGACAGAATCTTATCTTGTGGATAAGCAGCTTTCAGCATAGCATTGATATATGTATTCCAAATATGACTCGCGCCATTTATAACATAATATTTACTCTCACTAAAATATTTTTCAATACATTCTACTGCTTTTTCATAATTTTCCATGCCATAATAAGCATCAGCAATATAATGCCAACGCATAATACCATCATTATATTTTTCTGATAGCAGTATTTTTAAATTGCGTGCGGCTTTTTTTTGTGCGTAGCTATCTGAATAACCCGTATGATAAATCTTTAACAGATCATTTTTTACAATAGTAAATTTGCCGTTGCTATTTAATTGAAGTTCTTCGTGAATAGCTCCTTTATAACGCAAATCGGGGTCATTGCGAAAAACACGGATACTATATGAACGGCTTATTTCTCTGCTGGTACTTTCTTCTATATTTATTTCTATTATAAACAAGCCGCTGGGGTGGTTTTCTGCGATATCGGCCCTGGCTATTTCACTGCGCACCTTTTCTATACAATCAGCACTAAAGTATTGATCAGCATCAATAAATATTATCCAATCTCCCTTAGCTTTATCAATAGCATAATTTTTGGCTGCCGCAAAATCATCATTCCACTGATAATGATATAATTTTACAGGCAGTTTTTTTAATATGCTTATAGTATTATCTATAGAGCCAGTATCGATAACTATCTGTTCATCACTGCATTTAGCCACAGAATTATACCAACGCATAATATCTCTTTCTTCATTTTTTACAATAATACACGCTGATACTTTTATTGTTTTCACATTTTTTAATATAGCAGCACTATGACAGATAATTTGCTCAGCTGCTGTTTCTTTATCACTGTCAAAAAGTGTCGGTTCTATGCTTTTATAGCTTTTTTTTAATTTTAATGCTTTTT is a window encoding:
- a CDS encoding major capsid protein, translated to MGKSKKRIMKNLQGRSGMSNVNNLSYNDLKIDKIVSEHDVDKCRIEIKKLLEEKKYNAAMEKIISLFNAGHTDYDLMLDLAEIYYVNRDYQRAEKWAYNSIKIQETGKAYVLLAKIYSDNNATEKMAGALNAALKLQKDISDEDNELIGDMTLVVELSYDADIISQKYPYIAKKMEKDEADIDDVDAFTEDNDNNFQQDNFNDNSADKDEIIDDTETMMNSGSLQSAQMAADSIEQMINDELAGSSETAPEKPGGFEEHKIAQNTTSNDAPTINNKTDIEAIRDNILQENTSLVEKLKKLNAAAANCYFDNNLPASQMLLETAFSIDEYDEGTLRNLVQLSLRQNDKEKAFDYAIKMPTVDFMLLDKIKNE
- a CDS encoding glycosyltransferase family 2 protein, yielding MKISACVIVKNEAVNIQTWLCCMKKIADELIVVDTGSADDTKQMSSRAGAKVYDFIWQDDFAAAKNYAISKAKGDWVLFFDADEYFSETVAKQLQQQLLIFLHNDDIEAFLCKLVNIDKDKNNKFLSSFYQLRIFKNKPGIAYEGAIHEELKNKGRSLRLAALPAEIYAYHTGYSASVNATKLERNLIILQQQINRHGEDKKLYPYLATCYFGLKQYEKTIYYLQEFINSGINMLGAEVYVFIQYIDALELAGCSHNEVEKVLAEGLKRFPKSPDLNYKKGIMLFSENKFSNAEKYLHKALLLYADTEQLTASKMDNYLFMLYGILAQINALKKDNMAAVKYYVMSLQKNHYSKFFGDFCRLIRCYPVLARIKLLDKIYNHSGEDLQFLLQYFKSFGDRKLIQHYEKFLPNKKIIIDKNLRLFLDGQYKELTELTANTLDSTYRIILSAILQGNGKTLSEEIKLILPSNYQKVFFTIRSKLI
- a CDS encoding tetratricopeptide repeat-containing glycosyltransferase family 2 protein, which codes for MVKISACVITKNEAENLPTWLAGMREIADEMIVVDTGSSDNTRQIAHDAGAVVYDFAWRDDFAAAKNYAIDRAVGEWILFLDADEYFLDDMGQKIIKELDKINNNQAVNALMCRLINIDRDNNNKFMGSFYQLRIFRNMPGLRYKGVVHEMLKYNDATPQLLVLPRDIYIYHTGYSAKVNLQKIKRNLKLMQQDIALHGETIAYYKPLADCYYGLKEYDKAVYYDKKLIESGVILIGSDIDVYLQCINALCILDKPKPDIKAVVNKGLEKYPESSDLNYQKGFLLYEDKKYIEAETYLNKSLKLYATKEQISSSNMDRSFFLLYGLLGDIASLKGTTEQAVKWYVKSLQKDPCVRQFFDNFYKIIKTRSNKVKIKFLNKIYQKENKDFLLRTLKDIGADELYLYYKELYQPDSLSSTDKIVKYFCGGNYNLAAENFAAVLNKNYKNIIMDILDKKADMPPGVKCILPQGYQTAFYQVKNKLKQ
- a CDS encoding glycosyltransferase family 2 protein; amino-acid sequence: MLLSACYIVRNEEKNLARSIISIKSIVDEIIIVDTGSTDSTVNIARQYTDKIFPYQWQDDFAAARNFALTKAAGSWILFPDADEYAVIRKNFNIRKKLEHTPNIDTYLLKIVNIDIDNNKYLDEFYALRLFKNNNVMYKGKIHEQLIKKSGQALKNELILQEDMSFFHTGYTLSKAKKKAQRNLRLLQSDIVTPAVLIELAEAYNGVDDAEKALFYANKAVQQGRLNITYASRPYRLLISLLQKKQADIKIIKKAIEIAMLDFPEMPDFCAEYGNIFYNTGNYLSAIKYMEKALKLKKSYKSIEPTLFDSDKETAAEQIICHSAAILKNVKTIKVSACIIVKNEERDIMRWYNSVAKCSDEQIVIDTGSIDNTISILKKLPVKLYHYQWNDDFAAAKNYAIDKAKGDWIIFIDADQYFSADCIEKVRSEIARADIAENHPSGLFIIEINIEESTSREISRSYSIRVFRNDPDLRYKGAIHEELQLNSNGKFTIVKNDLLKIYHTGYSDSYAQKKAARNLKILLSEKYNDGIMRWHYIADAYYGMENYEKAVECIEKYFSESKYYVINGASHIWNTYINAMLKAAYPQDKILSELKKAIDKFPELPDFYALTGIVLFNNGKEKLAEKYLIQALDINKKNIELTIKDSTSFSMYLPTAQNCLRQINCAKKEKCTKKLSESTNINNTMLERNLAEGNKEEAKTYMEEKILDDDIINKTVDNIQWLFVAILSQPVLDKKYLRFLPDAIARLVWQFFSDSPVLSDNDANTYETLWPMILKHASDNVIEKYTLLADKFSLVLQKKIITDLLKENKWKAAYHLLKCMKNAQFDAELLYNYACCFYYLDELDTAEKYFLQAGKTGYSKEIISSYLAWIKDRRNGKW